One genomic window of Haloarcula limicola includes the following:
- a CDS encoding cation-translocating P-type ATPase — protein sequence MVPPSHAQSVEESPPAHAQSAEATLDALETSLDGLDAAEADRRRERYGANEVASEGQRSLVDIFLTQFRSVLIYVLVVAAALSVWAGHVVDAVLIAVIVVANGLFGFVQDYRAEESLAALRELTAPTATVRRGGTPTAVEATQLVPGDVIELAGGDVVPADCRLVETTGLEIDEAALTGESVPVSKAPTAVDADTPLAERTPMAYKGTNVTRGRAVAVVTGTGDDTEVGAIALELAGTEETETPLQTELDALGRTLGLGVVILAALVVPLLLLQGTEPFQAGLTAVSLAVAAVPEGLPAVVTLTLALGVRQMAEEKALVRRLPAVEALGGVDVVCTDKTGTLTRGQMTVSRLWVNDGVVAAEDVGTDRSAVDETEPTDTHTDIRTGDRIDLLLRAGALCNDAAGDEGDPTERALVDAAEDSGIDVTALRDSHPRTDEIPFSSERKWMGTVHGDRAYVKGAPAVLLSKADRILTEDGPVPLTDERAARVSERVDAFADDALRVLAAAYADDVSGDATGGDEFEDGLVFVGLFGLIDPAREEVADAIAATRGAGIDVKMITGDNVRTAAAIAGDLGMDTEVMEGREIDELDEAALRDRVESVDVFARTAPEHKVRILRALQDNGHRVAMTGDGVNDAPALKHADIGVAMGIRGTDVAKQASDIVLLDDNYATIERAIERGRAIFDNVWKFVGYLLSANVAEVAIVFIASLFGYLVLPAVQLLWINLLTDGLPAVALGADPASEDVMDRPPRDPDRSIVDRGMLGLMGGTGAVSTMAMLGLLAITLGGATAVTPYAMTMVFTGFVAVEFEKLYVIRWLRETPIISNPWLGAAVAVSALLQLAVLYTPLNRYFGTVPLELGDWLLIGAVVAVCLLGHLAVAVAVRRWQRAER from the coding sequence GTGGTCCCGCCCTCACACGCACAGTCCGTCGAGGAGAGCCCGCCCGCACACGCGCAGTCCGCCGAAGCGACGCTCGACGCCTTGGAGACGAGTCTCGACGGCCTCGACGCCGCGGAGGCGGACCGCCGCCGCGAGCGATACGGCGCGAACGAGGTGGCGAGCGAGGGGCAGCGCTCGCTGGTGGACATCTTCCTCACGCAGTTCCGGAGCGTCCTCATCTACGTCCTCGTCGTCGCCGCGGCGCTGTCCGTCTGGGCCGGTCACGTCGTCGACGCCGTCCTCATCGCGGTCATCGTCGTCGCGAACGGACTGTTCGGGTTCGTCCAGGACTACCGCGCCGAGGAGAGTCTCGCGGCGCTGCGCGAACTGACCGCGCCGACGGCGACGGTCCGACGCGGCGGGACGCCGACGGCGGTCGAGGCGACGCAACTCGTCCCCGGTGACGTCATCGAGCTGGCGGGCGGCGACGTGGTTCCGGCGGACTGTCGCCTCGTCGAGACGACGGGACTCGAGATCGACGAGGCGGCGCTGACCGGCGAGAGCGTCCCCGTTTCGAAGGCCCCGACCGCGGTCGACGCCGACACGCCGCTGGCCGAGCGCACGCCGATGGCGTACAAGGGGACGAACGTCACGCGCGGGCGGGCCGTCGCCGTCGTCACCGGGACGGGCGACGACACGGAGGTCGGCGCGATCGCGCTGGAACTGGCCGGCACCGAGGAGACGGAGACGCCGCTGCAGACCGAACTCGACGCGCTCGGCCGGACGCTGGGTCTCGGCGTGGTGATACTGGCCGCGCTCGTCGTTCCGCTGTTGCTCTTACAGGGGACCGAACCGTTTCAGGCGGGGCTGACGGCGGTCTCGCTGGCCGTCGCCGCGGTGCCCGAGGGGCTGCCCGCGGTCGTGACGCTGACGCTGGCGCTCGGCGTCCGCCAGATGGCCGAGGAGAAGGCGCTCGTCCGCCGGCTCCCCGCGGTCGAGGCGCTCGGCGGCGTCGACGTCGTCTGTACGGACAAGACCGGGACCCTGACCCGGGGCCAGATGACCGTCAGCCGACTGTGGGTGAACGACGGCGTCGTCGCGGCCGAGGACGTCGGAACCGACCGGTCGGCAGTCGACGAGACTGAACCGACCGACACTCACACCGACATCCGCACCGGCGACCGCATCGACCTGTTGCTTCGAGCCGGCGCGCTCTGTAACGACGCGGCGGGCGACGAGGGCGACCCCACCGAACGGGCGCTCGTCGACGCCGCCGAGGACAGCGGCATCGACGTGACGGCCCTCCGCGACTCCCACCCGCGAACCGACGAGATCCCCTTCTCCTCGGAGCGCAAGTGGATGGGAACCGTCCACGGCGATCGGGCCTACGTCAAGGGCGCGCCGGCGGTCCTCCTCTCGAAGGCCGATCGGATCCTGACCGAAGACGGCCCGGTCCCGCTCACCGACGAGCGGGCCGCTCGCGTCAGCGAGCGGGTAGACGCGTTCGCCGACGACGCCCTCAGAGTGCTGGCCGCCGCGTACGCGGACGACGTTTCGGGCGACGCGACCGGGGGAGACGAGTTCGAGGACGGCCTCGTCTTCGTCGGGCTCTTCGGCCTCATCGACCCCGCGCGCGAGGAGGTGGCCGACGCCATCGCGGCGACGAGGGGGGCCGGCATCGACGTGAAGATGATAACGGGAGACAACGTCCGCACCGCGGCGGCCATCGCGGGGGACCTCGGGATGGACACCGAGGTCATGGAGGGCCGCGAGATCGACGAGCTGGACGAGGCGGCGCTCCGGGACCGCGTCGAGTCGGTCGACGTCTTCGCCCGCACCGCGCCCGAACACAAGGTCCGCATCCTGCGCGCGCTACAGGACAACGGCCACCGCGTCGCCATGACCGGCGACGGCGTCAACGACGCGCCGGCGCTGAAACACGCGGACATCGGCGTGGCGATGGGGATTCGCGGCACCGACGTGGCGAAGCAAGCCAGCGACATCGTCCTGCTCGACGACAACTACGCGACCATCGAACGGGCCATCGAGCGGGGCCGGGCCATCTTCGACAACGTCTGGAAGTTCGTTGGCTACCTGCTGAGCGCCAACGTCGCGGAGGTCGCCATCGTCTTCATCGCGTCGCTGTTCGGCTATCTCGTCCTCCCGGCGGTACAGCTGCTGTGGATCAACCTCCTCACCGACGGCCTGCCGGCCGTCGCGCTGGGAGCCGATCCCGCGAGCGAGGACGTGATGGACCGACCGCCCCGGGACCCCGACCGCAGTATCGTCGACCGAGGGATGCTGGGGCTGATGGGCGGGACCGGGGCGGTATCGACGATGGCGATGCTCGGGCTGCTCGCGATCACGCTCGGCGGGGCGACGGCCGTCACGCCCTACGCGATGACGATGGTCTTCACGGGGTTCGTCGCCGTCGAGTTCGAGAAGCTATACGTCATCCGCTGGCTCAGGGAGACCCCGATAATTTCGAATCCGTGGCTCGGAGCCGCCGTGGCCGTCTCGGCGCTCTTACAGCTGGCGGTGCTGTACACCCCGCTGAACCGCTACTTCGGGACGGTCCCGCTGGAACTGGGCGACTGGCTACTGATCGGGGCCGTCGTCGCCGTCTGTCTCCTCGGTCACTTGGCCGTCGCGGTCGCGGTCCGGCGCTGGCAGCGGGCCGAGCGCTGA